A region from the Methanofollis liminatans DSM 4140 genome encodes:
- a CDS encoding Coenzyme F420 hydrogenase/dehydrogenase, beta subunit C-terminal domain, translating to MIINNISNISSNALCTACGACAGICPSNAIEIVTNTAGYLAAVINTKLCIDCGKCAKICPSNPENKPSIETDDIFHGVCLAGYVGCASDNIIRQRSQSGGIVTALLCYLFEQKEIEGAIVNNLNPETKRPQAVFASSMSEIIEASGSYYAQSSVVKTILEHSDKKSAAVVLGCQAESLQLIREKYPNINLPTYTIGLVCAGQYSGDMIDDLIEQSGCDGEKISEFRFRDKRVGWPGDVHVKTPSGDYWLPKERRHSLKQVYELHRCMVCYDQMNIFCDIVCGDPWGISHKQNPEGYTVVIARTTKGKKILESAAKDGAVILEELSPEDILRGQTVDGRHKTKFYNARDIFREHKWLFPYPDDDFNNIPYASVENKIKMQGELNERLIYTRDLYLTPDREEYLRKIILKKKELQGNILRHLKEKIKRFGRVILR from the coding sequence ATGATAATAAATAACATCTCCAACATCTCAAGCAATGCACTTTGCACTGCCTGCGGGGCATGTGCCGGTATCTGTCCATCAAATGCAATTGAAATTGTTACAAACACTGCCGGATATCTTGCTGCAGTTATTAACACCAAATTGTGTATCGATTGCGGGAAGTGTGCGAAAATATGTCCAAGTAATCCAGAAAACAAACCTTCAATTGAGACAGATGACATTTTTCATGGGGTATGTCTTGCAGGATATGTGGGGTGTGCAAGTGATAATATCATCAGACAAAGATCACAGAGTGGTGGAATTGTAACAGCATTGCTCTGCTATCTTTTCGAACAAAAAGAAATTGAAGGTGCAATAGTAAACAATCTAAATCCGGAAACAAAAAGACCTCAAGCAGTTTTTGCATCATCAATGTCTGAGATAATTGAGGCAAGTGGATCATATTATGCCCAGTCATCTGTTGTTAAAACAATTCTTGAACATTCTGACAAAAAATCCGCAGCCGTTGTTCTGGGGTGCCAGGCTGAAAGTCTTCAATTGATTCGGGAAAAATATCCAAATATCAATTTACCGACATATACCATTGGTCTGGTTTGTGCAGGCCAGTACAGCGGGGATATGATTGATGATTTAATTGAGCAAAGTGGATGTGATGGCGAAAAAATATCGGAATTCCGGTTCAGGGATAAACGTGTTGGCTGGCCTGGCGATGTTCATGTCAAAACTCCTAGTGGCGATTATTGGCTTCCAAAGGAAAGACGGCATAGCTTAAAGCAGGTCTATGAACTGCATCGCTGTATGGTCTGTTACGACCAGATGAACATATTCTGTGATATTGTATGCGGGGATCCATGGGGTATTTCTCATAAACAAAATCCTGAAGGGTATACGGTTGTTATTGCCAGAACAACGAAGGGAAAAAAAATCCTGGAATCTGCTGCTAAAGATGGAGCAGTTATACTCGAAGAACTATCGCCGGAAGACATTCTCCGTGGTCAGACCGTTGATGGAAGGCATAAAACGAAATTCTATAATGCCCGTGATATTTTCCGTGAGCATAAATGGTTGTTCCCATACCCGGATGATGATTTCAATAATATTCCATATGCCTCTGTGGAAAACAAAATTAAAATGCAAGGGGAATTAAATGAAAGATTAATATATACGCGTGATCTGTATCTGACTCCAGATAGGGAAGAGTATCTCAGAAAAATTATATTGAAAAAGAAAGAGTTACAGGGAAATATTCTTCGGCACCTGAAAGAGAAGATCAAGCGTTTTGGAAGGGTTATTCTAAGGTAA
- a CDS encoding lipopolysaccharide biosynthesis protein, producing the protein MTGKQHERGVTNFFSHLIPIVKRNTYATRAIVFILNNPLYKGALILGSGTAVAQVIGIISMPIITRLYTPSDLGILAVYSSLLAIFGIGATLRYEFAYTLPKEDEDAVNLFGLCLMLLCLTTAGFALTLLFGKELLIYIFDIGPIEQYIWFLLAGFFGMGLYNILNYWAIRRRDYKRITYTKINQGAGGSTCKIFLGILSFGTTGLIIGHIVSQIAGIGTLARVMWRKEQESLKTISLNGMINVAKTYKSFPVFNFPASIINTMSLQLPPLMLLALYDSQVVGFYALAHILVVLPGNVISGSMGQAYLGEASKMVREKSRELRTLYIQTLRHLTVVGIPLIGVPALCAPFVVPIIFGEAWTEVGWYCWPLALMVIAAFVCSPTSFLHIYGYNNWKLIFDITRTLAVIIGFYMCKVLGADVLTTLIAYSLIIVIMYIIMIGLNLKAISNFTSSINTNI; encoded by the coding sequence ATGACAGGCAAACAGCACGAACGAGGAGTAACCAATTTCTTTTCCCATCTCATTCCAATCGTGAAGAGAAACACATATGCCACCCGAGCAATCGTGTTTATTTTGAATAATCCACTCTACAAAGGAGCACTCATTCTCGGCAGCGGCACCGCGGTTGCCCAGGTGATCGGCATCATCTCAATGCCGATCATCACGCGCCTCTACACACCATCTGATCTGGGAATTCTTGCAGTTTACTCTTCATTATTGGCAATTTTCGGGATCGGCGCCACTCTCCGGTACGAATTTGCCTATACATTGCCAAAAGAAGATGAAGATGCAGTAAATCTCTTTGGCTTGTGCTTGATGCTCCTCTGCCTTACAACAGCAGGTTTTGCGCTCACTCTCCTTTTTGGAAAAGAACTTTTAATCTATATTTTTGATATAGGTCCTATCGAGCAGTATATCTGGTTTCTTCTTGCAGGTTTCTTTGGAATGGGGCTCTATAACATCTTGAATTACTGGGCTATCCGGCGGAGGGATTACAAGAGGATCACCTATACAAAGATTAACCAAGGTGCCGGAGGTTCGACCTGCAAAATCTTCCTCGGCATTCTCTCTTTTGGAACTACAGGGCTGATAATCGGCCATATCGTCTCTCAGATCGCTGGAATTGGTACACTTGCTCGCGTCATGTGGAGGAAGGAACAGGAGAGCCTCAAAACAATATCCCTTAACGGTATGATCAATGTTGCAAAAACGTACAAAAGTTTTCCTGTATTTAATTTCCCAGCCTCCATTATCAACACCATGTCATTGCAACTCCCACCACTTATGCTGCTGGCCCTCTATGACTCACAGGTTGTAGGGTTCTATGCACTTGCCCATATACTGGTGGTGCTACCTGGCAATGTCATATCTGGATCAATGGGGCAGGCGTACCTTGGTGAAGCGTCAAAGATGGTGCGGGAGAAATCGCGGGAGCTTCGGACACTCTACATACAGACGCTTCGACATCTTACAGTGGTTGGTATTCCTCTGATAGGTGTCCCGGCATTATGTGCTCCTTTTGTTGTTCCTATTATATTTGGAGAGGCATGGACAGAAGTAGGGTGGTATTGCTGGCCGCTGGCGTTGATGGTTATAGCGGCGTTTGTTTGCTCTCCGACATCATTTTTGCATATATATGGGTATAACAACTGGAAGCTCATCTTCGATATTACTCGTACGTTAGCGGTAATTATCGGGTTTTACATGTGCAAAGTGCTTGGAGCGGATGTTTTAACAACGCTTATTGCCTATTCACTGATTATCGTTATAATGTATATTATTATGATTGGACTAAACTTAAAAGCAATATCTAACTTTACATCGTCAATTAATACAAACATTTAA
- a CDS encoding glycosyltransferase family protein: MNILLLDIHPPEDSRIKRHIRYLLDEGFNVYSININRHYKDLEEGAFSRAGESGYRKNLSPDQKGMLRTLRHNSYLLSSSITNDIFHMLQTMGMNLDLFTIIHVHDPCLLPAAKKLKKRFEEAKIVYDRHEAYEKYDMPIPILGRKITQVHRSFEKMASRSVDGVVTISDDYVTRCREFFPNAIVTAVPNFSNSNDYSSEVITSKISCYEAGSVTDLVYFGSLGNELDRDIDLIMRIAEDTLSHFQNVRFFMGGHTNNELLLMHFNRLSQEYPGRFQYLGYTPRSDVASITQGAHIGFFLLRPDALYWVKCSPNKIFEYLACGVIPVIRADCYYSDDLASCSLMYDKSAPDENIILGVRELISRPDLVKGMMERAFNLHTKFSFESVQARYLQLYQGLQGNLNEGG; this comes from the coding sequence ATGAATATTCTTCTTTTAGACATCCACCCTCCAGAGGACAGCCGGATAAAACGGCATATCAGGTATCTGCTGGATGAGGGTTTTAACGTGTATAGCATCAACATCAATCGCCACTATAAGGATCTTGAAGAAGGGGCTTTTTCAAGAGCTGGAGAATCAGGTTACAGAAAAAACCTCTCTCCTGATCAGAAAGGAATGCTCAGAACGCTGCGCCACAACAGCTACCTCCTCTCCTCCAGCATAACGAATGATATTTTTCATATGCTGCAGACGATGGGGATGAATCTCGATCTCTTTACCATCATACATGTTCATGATCCCTGTCTTCTCCCGGCAGCAAAAAAGTTAAAAAAGCGGTTTGAAGAGGCAAAAATTGTGTATGACCGGCACGAAGCATATGAGAAATATGATATGCCCATCCCGATTTTGGGGAGAAAAATCACTCAGGTGCATCGATCTTTTGAAAAAATGGCTTCTCGCTCTGTAGATGGTGTTGTTACCATATCAGATGACTATGTGACCAGGTGCAGAGAATTTTTCCCGAATGCTATCGTGACCGCTGTTCCAAATTTTTCAAATTCGAATGATTATTCTTCAGAAGTCATTACATCAAAGATTTCCTGCTATGAAGCAGGTTCTGTTACAGATCTGGTCTATTTTGGCTCTTTAGGAAATGAACTGGATAGGGATATTGATCTCATCATGAGAATAGCAGAGGACACCCTCAGCCATTTTCAGAATGTGAGGTTCTTCATGGGAGGCCATACAAATAATGAATTATTATTAATGCATTTTAACCGACTCTCTCAAGAGTATCCGGGTCGTTTCCAGTATCTGGGATACACCCCCAGATCTGATGTCGCTTCGATAACTCAGGGCGCACATATCGGTTTTTTCTTATTGCGGCCTGATGCCCTGTACTGGGTTAAATGCTCGCCCAATAAAATCTTTGAATATCTTGCCTGCGGAGTGATCCCCGTAATCAGAGCAGATTGCTACTATTCAGATGATCTTGCTTCATGCTCGTTGATGTATGATAAATCTGCACCGGATGAAAATATTATTCTTGGAGTACGGGAGTTGATCAGCAGGCCCGATCTGGTAAAAGGTATGATGGAAAGGGCGTTTAATTTGCATACAAAATTTTCATTTGAAAGCGTACAGGCACGGTATCTTCAATTATATCAGGGCCTTCAAGGTAATCTGAATGAGGGTGGTTAA
- a CDS encoding glycosyltransferase family 2 protein, with translation MADTPVISVVIPLYNKGPYISRALDSILNQTFQDFEVIVVDDGSTDEGAEIVRGFDDSRIRLIRQVNRGVSAARNTGIETARAELVAFLDADDAWMPGFLETIISLREHYPDAGLYGTAYEVHFPASIVQRASMREEGERVLSSYFGALVHAGSPLFNSSSFAAPKNVLLDVGGYPLDVKWNEDGALWGKIALRYPVAYSPDVCSVYNQYSANNSVGITEYLEDPFLQYLSTIPGDELLRRGDAEDLLEYCDLSRLVVISRNIYSGHGARARSELSSVKSPRYTWTRYKLQVLSYIPRCGMRLIRKHAKTLSYIKRKIIRT, from the coding sequence ATGGCAGATACTCCGGTGATATCTGTTGTTATACCTCTCTACAACAAAGGGCCTTATATCTCCCGTGCCCTGGACTCTATCCTCAACCAGACATTCCAGGACTTTGAGGTGATCGTGGTGGACGATGGCTCCACCGACGAGGGTGCAGAGATTGTCAGGGGGTTTGACGACTCACGGATCCGGTTGATCCGGCAGGTGAACAGGGGGGTTTCGGCAGCGAGGAACACGGGGATTGAAACTGCCCGGGCTGAGCTGGTAGCATTTCTGGATGCAGATGATGCGTGGATGCCGGGGTTTCTGGAGACGATAATCTCTCTGAGGGAACACTATCCTGATGCCGGTCTCTATGGTACAGCATATGAGGTCCATTTCCCTGCCTCAATCGTGCAGAGGGCCTCTATGAGAGAGGAAGGAGAGAGAGTCCTGTCATCGTATTTTGGTGCACTCGTTCATGCTGGATCCCCCCTGTTTAATTCATCCTCGTTTGCTGCTCCAAAAAATGTCCTTCTGGACGTGGGAGGTTATCCTCTTGATGTAAAATGGAATGAAGATGGCGCATTGTGGGGGAAAATTGCACTTCGGTATCCTGTGGCCTACAGCCCGGACGTCTGCTCTGTTTATAACCAGTACTCTGCAAATAACTCCGTCGGGATCACCGAATATCTCGAGGATCCATTTCTTCAATATCTTTCTACGATCCCTGGAGATGAACTTTTGAGGCGTGGAGATGCAGAAGATCTGCTGGAGTACTGCGATCTGTCTCGACTTGTTGTTATATCACGCAATATCTATTCGGGCCATGGTGCGAGGGCGCGATCTGAACTGTCATCGGTGAAATCACCTCGCTACACCTGGACCAGATACAAACTTCAGGTTTTATCATATATTCCCCGATGTGGGATGCGTCTCATACGCAAGCACGCAAAAACGCTCTCCTACATCAAAAGGAAAATTATTCGCACGTGA